In the Clostridium gelidum genome, TTACCTTCATTTAATTCACTTTGAATTGCCTTTAATTGTTCTCTAAGCACTGATTCTCTATAACTTTTACTAGCTTTTTCAGTTAATTTTTCTGTCATCTCAAATTGTAACTTTAGAGTTTCCTTTTGCCTTAATAGATAATCCATAAACTTAAGACTTCTATCTTTTAAAGATTGAGTTTCTATTAACTCATATTTTTCTTGGTTTGAGAGTGGCATAAATTGAGTAAGATAACCAATTAGTTTATTTAAATCCTTTTGTTCTTCTATAATCTTCATGAACTGCTCTGATCCTGTGAAATTTTCACTAACTTCACGAGTAACCTTTTTCACATACTCTATCATTTCTTCTTGGCTATTTTTTGTGAGATCAATAATATCTGATGCAACCTCAAATTCTGTGCGGATACAATTATTTCCAATGCTAAGTGATTTAATTTCTACTCTATCTATAGCTTTAATTTTTATTTGATATCCTTTTTCTGTTTTTTCAATTCCATCTACATGAAAGGAAATTCCAATTTTATAAAAATCATCTTCCCTTAAGAGACTTTTGTTAAAATTTTGCTTTAAAGGTAATGCAATATTAATTTCATGCTCCTCAGCTAAATTTTTAAGTTCTTCCTCACTAATCTTATTTAGCTTTAGGGTATAAATCATCCCTGGTAATAAAGCTAGGTCTGATACTGGAATTACCATACCTTCGTTGTTTTTCTTATCTATATTCATCATTTTAATCATCCTTTCTTCAGCTGTATTCATAAGTGAACGTTCATTTAACTATTTATTAAATATTAGCGAGATATTTTTGTGATTATTTCTTCACAAAATTCTCTCGCTTTAATACTCTTGCTTTAATTTACTATCAAAGCCGCCTGTATAATCCTAATCATTTCTTTTAGTAATTCAACTTGCTCTTCTTCTCCAATACACTGATTAATAGCAATGTATTTTACTGGAGAAAAAATTATTGCTATCAAATTATCATTTCGAAAATCTTTAAACACTTTCTTTTCTTTCATATCAGTTAACAAATTATTTAAGTTTTTTATACCCGTGCGTTCTGAGCATCCACTCGCTAGAGCTGGACAACTTGAAAACTGTTCTACGAAATGAAAAATTTCACCATTCTTTTTAATGTATGTGTAATATTCTTTAACAATTATTTCAATAAGTTGCTTACCATCAATCACATTATTAACCTTATTAAGTAAATATTCAAAGACTTCTTCAGAATACTCAATATATATATCATGAAGCATTGCTTCTTTATTATCATAATAAATATAAACTGTAGCTGGCGAAACCCCTGCTTCTTTAGCTATTTTTGAAATAGAAGTACCCTGAAAACCTTCTTTAAGTATTAACTTAATAACTGCATCTTTTATACTTTTTTCTTTTTCATCATCTTTTTTTCTCATTTGCACACCTCTATTATATTTCTATAATAAACGAACGTTCTTTTATTGTCAATATAAATCTTTATTATACTTAACTTTTTACTAGTATTAATTTACAATTTTCTAAATATTCTGATATTTTGTTGCATATTTAACCAGCTTTGATGTAAAATGTATATAGGATACTAAAGTATTCCAATTAAGGAGGCTGATGTTATGACTGAACAAATGTTTTGTTATCAATGTGAACAAACTGCTGGAGGTAAAGGATGCACTAAAATAGGTGTTTGCGGAAAAACACCAGAAATTGCAGCAATGCAAGATTTATTAATTTACCAACTAAAAGGAATCAGCATATACGCTAATGAACTTATGGATAAAAATGAAAAGGTTGACAATTCAATAGCTTCTTTTGTTGAAGACTCTTTATTTATGACATTAACTAATGTTAATTTTGATCCTAATGCTCATATTACTAGGCTTCAAAAGTCTCAAAAAATTAAAGAAGATTTAAGAAAAAAGGCTGGAGATGAAAAAATAAATTCTCCTTATGCACTTTACAATTTAAGTTCTTCTAAAGAAGAACTTCTTGAAGATGCTAAAAAAGCTGGAATAATGTATGATGAAAATTTAGATCCAGATATTCGTTCAGTTCGTGAAACTATAAAATATGGATTAAAGGGAATTGCTGCTTATTCTCATCAAGCAAGATTTGTAAAATATACTAGTTATGAAGTAAATAACTTCTATTTTAAAGCTTTGGCTGCCATTACTGATGATAATTTGACTCTTGAAGATTTAATTAAGTTATTAGTTGAAACTGGAGATATGGGCGTTAAAATAATGGAAGTCCTAGACACTGCTAATAATACTACTTATAGTTCTCCATCACCTACAAAAGTTAATGTAAATATCAAAAAAGGTCCATTTATAATAGTTTCTGGTCATGATTTAAGAGACTTAGAACTGTTATTACGACAAACTGAAGGTAAAGGTATAAATATTTATACTCACGGCGAAATGTTACCTTCACATGGATATCCCGAATTAAATAAATATGCTCATTTAGTAGGTAACTTTGGAGGCGCATGGCAAAATCAACAAAAAGAATTTGATAATATACCAGGCTGCATTTTAATGACAACAAATTGCTTAATGAAACCAAAGGATTCTTATAAGGATAGAATCTTTTCAACAAGTGTTGTTGGATGGGACGGTATTAAACATATAGAAAA is a window encoding:
- the hcp gene encoding hydroxylamine reductase, translating into MTEQMFCYQCEQTAGGKGCTKIGVCGKTPEIAAMQDLLIYQLKGISIYANELMDKNEKVDNSIASFVEDSLFMTLTNVNFDPNAHITRLQKSQKIKEDLRKKAGDEKINSPYALYNLSSSKEELLEDAKKAGIMYDENLDPDIRSVRETIKYGLKGIAAYSHQARFVKYTSYEVNNFYFKALAAITDDNLTLEDLIKLLVETGDMGVKIMEVLDTANNTTYSSPSPTKVNVNIKKGPFIIVSGHDLRDLELLLRQTEGKGINIYTHGEMLPSHGYPELNKYAHLVGNFGGAWQNQQKEFDNIPGCILMTTNCLMKPKDSYKDRIFSTSVVGWDGIKHIEKDENGNKDFSEITTKALELGGFKEDEEVKEILVGFGHKATLSHANTIINAVKDGKIKHFFLIGGCDGAKPGRNYYTEFAEKVPSDCIILTLACGKYRFNKIDFGEVAGLPRLLDVGQCNDAYSAVRIALALADAFKCGINDLPLSIVLSWYEQKAVTDLLALLSLGVKGMYLGPSLPAFLSPNVLQFLVDNFGIKPISTPDDDLKQILG
- a CDS encoding TetR/AcrR family transcriptional regulator is translated as MRKKDDEKEKSIKDAVIKLILKEGFQGTSISKIAKEAGVSPATVYIYYDNKEAMLHDIYIEYSEEVFEYLLNKVNNVIDGKQLIEIIVKEYYTYIKKNGEIFHFVEQFSSCPALASGCSERTGIKNLNNLLTDMKEKKVFKDFRNDNLIAIIFSPVKYIAINQCIGEEEQVELLKEMIRIIQAALIVN